The following coding sequences are from one Sylvia atricapilla isolate bSylAtr1 chromosome 23, bSylAtr1.pri, whole genome shotgun sequence window:
- the SCN2B gene encoding sodium channel subunit beta-2 isoform X1: MSPEAWLPQPTLFLTGLTLLLSLAPPRLGMEVMAPATINALNGSSVKLSCTFNSCYKVENKQFSLNWTYQECSNCSEELFLQFRTKIMNKQLDRFGNRVEFTGNPAKYDVSFTLKNVQLEDEGTYNCYVLNPPDRHRGHGKISLKVLTQEPPKHDSTVAVIVGASVGGFLAVVILVLMVVKCVRRKKQQRLNTDDQKTEEEGKTDGEGNPDEGTK; this comes from the exons ATGAGCCCGGAAGCCTGGCTCCCGCAGCCCACCTTGTTCCTCACCGGCCTCACCTTGCTCCTCTCGCTGG CGCCCCCGAGACTGGGCATGGAGGTCATGGCCCCTGCCACCATCAACGCCTTGAACGGCTCCTCTGTGAAGCTCTCCTGCACCTTCAACTCCTGCTACAAGGTGGAGAACAAACAGTTTTCCCTCAACTGGACGTACCAGGAGTGCAGTAACTGCTCGGAGGAGCTG TTCCTGCAGTTCCGCACCAAGATCATGAACAAGCAGCTGGACCGCTTCGGGAACCGCGTGGAGTTCACGGGCAACCCCGCCAAGTACGACGTGTCCTTCACCCTCAAAAACGTGCAGCTGGAGGACGAGGGCACCTACAACTGCTACGTCCTGAACCCCCCGGACCGGCACCGGGGCCACGGCAAGATCAGCCTCAAGGTGCTCACCCAAG agcccccaaaGCACGACTCGACGGTGGCCGTGATCGTGGGCGCCTCCGTGGGCGGTTTCCTGGCCGTGGTGATCCTGGTGCTGATGGTGGTGAAATGCGTGCGCcggaaaaagcagcagaggctcAACACGGACGACCAGAAGAcggaggaggaagggaagacGGACGGAGAAGGCAACCCGGATGAGGGCACCAAGTAA
- the SCN2B gene encoding sodium channel subunit beta-2 isoform X2, which yields MEVMAPATINALNGSSVKLSCTFNSCYKVENKQFSLNWTYQECSNCSEELFLQFRTKIMNKQLDRFGNRVEFTGNPAKYDVSFTLKNVQLEDEGTYNCYVLNPPDRHRGHGKISLKVLTQEPPKHDSTVAVIVGASVGGFLAVVILVLMVVKCVRRKKQQRLNTDDQKTEEEGKTDGEGNPDEGTK from the exons ATGGAGGTCATGGCCCCTGCCACCATCAACGCCTTGAACGGCTCCTCTGTGAAGCTCTCCTGCACCTTCAACTCCTGCTACAAGGTGGAGAACAAACAGTTTTCCCTCAACTGGACGTACCAGGAGTGCAGTAACTGCTCGGAGGAGCTG TTCCTGCAGTTCCGCACCAAGATCATGAACAAGCAGCTGGACCGCTTCGGGAACCGCGTGGAGTTCACGGGCAACCCCGCCAAGTACGACGTGTCCTTCACCCTCAAAAACGTGCAGCTGGAGGACGAGGGCACCTACAACTGCTACGTCCTGAACCCCCCGGACCGGCACCGGGGCCACGGCAAGATCAGCCTCAAGGTGCTCACCCAAG agcccccaaaGCACGACTCGACGGTGGCCGTGATCGTGGGCGCCTCCGTGGGCGGTTTCCTGGCCGTGGTGATCCTGGTGCTGATGGTGGTGAAATGCGTGCGCcggaaaaagcagcagaggctcAACACGGACGACCAGAAGAcggaggaggaagggaagacGGACGGAGAAGGCAACCCGGATGAGGGCACCAAGTAA